The following DNA comes from Neovison vison isolate M4711 chromosome 13, ASM_NN_V1, whole genome shotgun sequence.
ttaaaaaaaaaaaattagtgtacaGTTGGGCAGAATCATCTGTTGAAAAGCCTATCTGTAATAAAATGTTGAGTATCTCCTGTGATTTACTAATAccgtactgaaagtgaaaaagttTATAGGAGTACAGGATGGTTGTAGGCATATCAGTTGTTTATCCTTGTGATCACATGGCTGCCTGGGAGCCACAGCTCACTGCCCGGCATCACGAGTTTTGCACTGCATATGGCTAGTCTGGGAGAAGATCCagattcaaaattcaaagtatggtTTCTTAGGAATGCATATGGCTTTTGCAACATTGTACAatttaaaaatcctgaaaaaaaaaaatcctaagtcaAACCATTCTAGTCAGGGACTGTCTATACTGAGATTTCTCTTAGAAGGGCCAGTATCATTATTGACTCAGAATACAGTATTTGGATTAACTAGTGTGTGGATACATCCACTTGGGCCTGATGACTTTTGATGTAGAGAAACCATGCTTTGGGTAGCATAAGAAAGATTTCCTTCCCACCATTCTCATCAGCCAAGTGGAAGACTTGCAAGAGGGGGGCCACAAAGTCCTCAGCCCCATAGCATCAACTGAACTGTCCTCAGAGCAGAAGTGTTGTGCCTCTCGGATCTCCCAGATGACCAGAGGGCCAGTCCTGATGGGTTTCTTTTTCCCTAGTTCTCCGACTATCAGAATTACCTCGTGAATAGCTGTGTGAAGGAGAATCCCACCATGGAGCGGTCCATTGCCCTGTGTAACGGCATCTCCCAGTGGGTACAACTGATGGTTCTCAGCCGCCCCACCCCGCAGCTCCGGGCAGAAGTCTTCATCAAGTTCATCCAGGTGGCTCAGGTCAGTGACTAGATTAAGAATTTGACCCCTATGAGGCAAAGTACCCCCCCCCGCCAGCTTTCCCCTCCCAAACCACAGTGGAATTTATATGATGTAAACTGTCCCAGATTTAGATAAGGTGACATTTCTATTTCCCACATAGGAACAATATGGTGAGGACCATGCTGATTATCTCAGGGGTCGGGATACACTTCTACATCTgtttagatctttaaaaaaatatttttactattttttaatttaaagtaatctctacccccagtgtgggactcaaactcacgaccccaagatcgagTCACACGCTCTtctgacttagccagccaggtgtcccaagtttCTGTTTAGATCCTTTAACATATTCAGAAGATGCTTCCCAGCCCACATTGTTTCCCCAAATCTGGCCCACATGGCAAAGGCAGTCTCCCAGGTCTTAACGGGTCTGGACCACCTCAGTTGTCTTAGCCCTTTGAGCCCATATTGTGTTGAATGGCTGCGTTTAACGTATGAACATGGCAGAGTTTAAGCATCCGatgagaggaaaacagaaattctAGCTCCAGAAATTCTAGCTCCTCTCTCCCAGTGACTGTCCTGCATAGGCACTGGCATGACATAAGAGAATAAGACAAAGTcttggtctttaaaaatataagtctGGTTATTTGAGATGAAGAATATAGAATATTATTACCTCTAGATGGTCAagaccagtgtttctcaaattttgGTACATGGGCCACTTGCTCTGTTATTAACTGAGGATTTAACCTAAGTTCAGCCCCACATCTCAGGAATCAGAATAGCTGCACTTAGATCCAGAAATCGGCGTTAAGCAAGTATGCTGGGTGGTTCTTAGAAACAGTGATGTAGAGGATGGCCCGCGGAACTAGTGCAACAAAGGAAGGAGATGTGCCACCTTGCTAGATATGGTCTGAAGTTAAGCCTACAGGGGAAAATAGAAAACCCCAACACCTGACTGCTAGGCTTTGACCAGTATTAGGAAGACTAGCAGTGCAGAGCGGAGAGGTGTGTAACTGACATGTGCATTAACTACGTTCATCTCTTTTCTGTGTCACAGAAGCTCCACCAGCTACAGAACTTCAATACGCTGATGGCTGTGATAGGTGGACTCTGTCACAGCTCAATCTCCAGGCTCAAGGAGACAAGTTCACATGTCCCACACGAAATCAATAAGGTCAGTGTCACTGCTTCCTTCCCCCAGGCCCTCTTAGTAGCCTTCCCAGGACCAGCCTCAACACTTATTAAGAGGCAACCAGAAGGCATTTCCAAACCGTAACACCCTTTGTTAACTAACTAGGCAAAATACTGGAGAGGCAACCCCCCGCAAAAACCCACAGGATAGGAATATCCCAGGTCTGAGAGTGACTGTAATTCAGTCTGACCTCAGTGTCACTGCACGCGTCCCTGTGGGTCAGTTGAAATAATGTGTGCCTCTCTCCGGTGCGCCCATAAATATTCAGAGTCATGGTCATGGTCTTTAATATCAACTCCCTTGATGCCGCAACTTGTTCCAAAATGGTTTCTTTCCTAAAAGAGTGGTTGGGTGGACCATAGTTCAGTTTGTATGTAAGTGACACATAAGAAACCTACCTCTCCAGATCTCTTGGAGAATGACATTCCAGACAGTTGAATTTTCCCAGAGTTGAAAACGAGCTTTTCGGGTGCCATTTTGTACTAGTGTTTTATTGAGGAATATTTCTCTTAAATGCCTTATGCACTTTTCTCAGTTCTTTAGATTTTACAGAATAGGCTTTAGTCCTTTATAACATAGGGCTGTTATTATGAATACAAACCACTAAGATACACTGAAGATAGAAATGCAGTTATGTACGGTATGGATTAGCTAACAACTGCTCTTTGAGCATTTTCATCTCACATGAGGACCTATCAGCCCTCCCTTACTAATCATAACCCCCCAGGTCCCCCACCTGTCCTCCCATGCTGCACAGAGCCTCTTCTTTGGGAGACATATCTGTGTACCATTGTCCTGTCATTCCCAGCTGTTCAGCCTACTCTTGGGAAGTCTCGGATTCATCATCTCCTGCTCTCACCATCCTGAGTTCTGGGGATGCTTCCCCACCATCCCCCTTCCAGGTCCCTACTAGGTCTGGTGAAACTTAGTGGAACCTTCAAAAATACTGTCCATGTCTCAgaagtgacagagggagacagtTCTGGAGATGAACATGCCCTCGTGTCACCTCACTGGCAAGATCGAGCCTGCGCTCTCCAGCATGGCACCCCCACAGCAGTGCTTCTGTGTCTGAAGCTCTTTGACCATCAGGGCAGTCTGCACAGCCCATTAGTGAGGCCAGAAGTAAAGCAAGAACCTCCTTCTCCTCTAGTAGTTTATTTCACCTCCCAAAGGGAGCAGAACTATCTCATTTTTGCTGCTAGTCTGTCGTCATGTGAGCCCCTTCCATACTTCAAGCTCACAGGCACTGTTTGCTGAGAGGTAaagaggaaggaggctcttgCCCACTCACAGTGATTGAGGGGAGCTAACTCCAAGCCTCAAATCCTTCACTGAAGAGAAATGGTACTTGTTAGGCCACAAGAATTTCCAGCAGCATTTAGAAGTTATTTTGTGGTCTAACATGATTGGTGGACAGTCTTTGCCTCCCATCTTTGCATCTGAGGAAGCTGTTCATCTTGCACGAGGACTGGGGTTCTGCGAACTGCTTGCTCACTTGAACCAGGCGTGTTTGTGGAGCACCCGGAGCTGGCTGCTCCCTATTCATGCTGATGAGCAGCCGTGCCCCtttcagggctggggcagggcgtGGGCTCTCAGGAAGAGCTCCCAGGCCTTCTGCCTGGTCTTCCTGCATGCCCTCTGCTGGGAATCGGTCTCCGGTGCAGGATTTCAGTCTGTGAATGGAATAGCATGGGCTTCCTCTGACTTAGGCCCATCTTAGAATCCCTGAGATAAAGCCCGCAGAGCATGTGTGGACCGCTGAAACCCCACAGCTTCCCCCCTGTCTGCAGTAGTCAGCACTTCCAACGGCACACTTCACTTGTGTCTCTGGAAGCGTGCAGAAGATACTAGGGAGGGAACAGCATGGCTCGGGGATAGAGGTCAGAGGGACATTTACTATGTACTATATATTCTTGTGCCTTTTTAGTTTTCATCTcaggtttgtatttttaaaaaactagcatAAAATGGTAAGACtgcacttaaaatttttcagttaCATAGTATAATCAAGTAAAGCATACCTTGTGTTTGTAGATGCACTCTGACACTTGAAAGAAACCAGAGTTTTAACTTGGGAGTCACAGTCTGCAACTTCTAGGTGAATCAGCTCCTGCCCCATTCGGGATGGGGTGAAATCATGGGAGGAGTTGAGAGTATTGCAGACAACACACGCTGCCTGGTGGATACCTGTGACTGGGTGTCTTCTATTTTGTAGGTTCTGGGTGAGATGACCGAGCTGCTGTCCTCCTGTAGAAACTATGACAACTACCGGCGAGCCTATGGGGAGTGCACCCAATTTAAGATCCCCATTCTGGGGGTGCACCTCAAGGATCTCATCTCTCTGTACGAAGCCATGCCCGACTATCTGGAAGATGGGAAGGTCAACGTTCACAAGCTGCTGGCCCTTTACAATCATATCAGTGAACTGGTCCAGCTGCAAGAGGTGGCCCCACCCTTGGAGGCCAACAAGGACTTGGTGCACCTGCTAACGGTGAGGTTCCCATAGGAGGCAGATACTAAGGATGAGCTGTGTGCCACCCACCACTCCCTGCAGCCTCACAGATACTAGCTCAGTTAATAAAAACTCTCGGAAGTAGATACTATGATGGTCACCATTTTATGGATAGGGATACCGAGGCACAAAGGTTTAATTGGTCAGGGTACCGCTCATGATTAAGCAGCAGAACCTGGATTCAGACTCAAGTAGTGGAACTCCAGAGGCTGTGCTTATAAACAGTATGCCCTTAGGACTTCTAAAACTGTTTCCCACCCCTCTACAAAAGCAATCCTTAACTCTCTGGGAGGAGCCGATAGCAAATCAGGACCTAGGCTTTGTAAGAGATGGAGTACAcatattctcatttaaaaaagagtaaggcagtgaggaaaaaataaaaaaggaggcaTTCAAGGCAAGAATACGTGAACATTTACGGTACAGGGACCAGGATTTGCGCTTTGGGTCCACAGTGAGATCAGATGAGGTCTCTTCCAGACCCACAATTCTGTAgttcaccagctgtgtgactatGGGCATGTAATTCTAAATCTGTTACCTTTTCTGTAAATCAGAGATCAGTCTCTGGGATAACTTGTAACttctttcagttctaaaattacACAATTCTTAATCTGCACTTTCATAGAGTGGCATAATTATTAGAACCTCTTCTGCCCTTACAGGATAATTCCAAGAGCTCCACAGTTCACATCCTAGCCCTTTTGGCAGTTGGCCAGGTGACCATGGCAGGTCTTGGCCATAGACGTCACCTGTGAAGATTTACCCACCTTAACTTTTTTGAATCACAAAATCACATGATGAAAACTGTTAACATtcttcccagaaaaatatacatgagTTCTGGACCTCTTGAAGTCATCCACAGGCTCTAGgttaagattattattatttttttaagataatttatttatttatttgacagagagagagatcacaagtaggcagagaggcaggcagaaagagggaaagagaggaggaaacaggctccccgctgagcagagagcccgatgcgagactcgatcccaggaccctgagatcatgacctgagctgaaggcagaggctttaacccactgagccacccaggcgcccaaggataagattatttttaagaactctCCCTTCTAGATTTTATGGTGTTAAGATACATGAAACTGATTAACTCTTAATATCATTTAATACCTGTTATCACTTAAACTGGGTCCGGCTATAGAGAACAAGTGAGGTGGGACCATCTGACCAGATAGAGCCTTTTGCCTAAGCTCTAAAGGCttagatattatattttaaaagaggacATCTTGGTATTTCCccacaatttaaaaacattttaacaagGAGCTAATGCTAGCCCAATTACAGTAGTgttacaccccccccccccaaactttgTGACTTGTAAAAACAAGCTTGTAGAATGGCCAAGAAGAGTAAAGAAACACATCAGCCGTGGGACAGAAAAACGGCATCCTAGCAAGTAACTATGTTCTGCTTTGACCTGCAGCTGTCTTTAGATCTCTACTATACCGAAGATGAAATCTATGAGCTTTCCTATGCTCGGGAACCAAGGAACCACAAAGCCCCAGTGAGTTGTGCATATTTTTATGCTAAGATTACTGCATGTGACACGTGCTTTACAAGCTGCTCATCAAGGCCATCATTTTAAGGAACATATTTATCCAGTTTAATAAGTATTAGGTTTCCACTACGTGCCCAACCTTGTGCTAGGAACAGAGCTTCAACATATGATTCAGTAGTTCCTGACCATAGTGAGCCTGTCATCTGCCTGAAGGGATGAGACAAATATGGGAACGGTAAACGCACATGTGCCCTAAGCACATCCCAGTGAGTGGCTGGTGATTTACCAAGTATAGAAGGGAGAGTCGTTGGCCATAGTGGCCTCTCCTTCCTATTTATTATATAGTACCCTGCATCagttgtttcttttctctgatttgtTGATAAGCATATACATCCCAAGTAGGAATGACCGATCATCCTTTATTCATCTGGGTCAGAAAGAGCAGTCTGCTCGGGCCTTTGACCTCTTGTGCGGAGGAGTCCTCAAAACCGCAGTCCAGGCGCTGCCTGGTAGGACCCTCACAGGTTGTCTGGCCTGCCTCTCCTCCAGGCAGGTGAGAATTTCAGCCTTCTTTCCGAAGGATGGGTATCCACCACCCCACCCTCCAGTCTCCTGCGAAGCTTCTCAGCCCCCAACCATGTGGTACTCAAGCAGGGAGGTACCCGTGCATAAGTAATCCAATTTCTCTGTTCAGGTGGCCAGATTTCATTGCCTCTACACAGAAAAATCACATTCTAGCTCCTACTGTAATGAAAGCTGTTCACTGAAAATACTTGGCAGTTTCTGTTTTCAGGGCATTAGAGGGCATTTCAGTGGAAAGGGTACATTCTCCCATGTCTGGAAAAGATTTTTATAGGGGCAAGTCTCATGTTAAGAATGGATTCCATCGCAGCTTGTCCAGGTCTTAGACCTCTCCTTCTGTCATCCTGCCTTTGTTTCAGCTATTTTTCTCCCCATCTACGTCTGTTAGTAAgtagagaacagagagaaaatttAAAGGAGCCACTGTACTTTTGCTGATAGCTCTGACAAAAGGTTTAATGCAGAGGGAATGGAGAATTTTGAGTTACCTCAAAATTGTCAATGTCAAATAgacatatatatttgaatatatatgagGGGCACTTGGTCAGCTGTGAAGCACACTTGCATTGGCCACAATGACAGTTGGGAGATTTCAATTCCATGTGGGCTTTCAGCAGCTTGCCCCTGTGCCCTGCACAGAGCGGGCAGTTGTCCGCAGTGCGGCCATGAGGTAGtgggaaaggaaggagctgtaCGTTGTACTACATTCTAGTCATGGCGATTTCTCTGAATATTTCATTTCAGCCACTAACACCCTCAAAACCACCAGTAGTAGTGGACTGGGCCTCTGGAGTATCTCCCAAACCGGACCCAAAGACCATAAGCAAACACGTCCAGAGGATGGTGGATGTAAGTACAGCTATGTTTCAGCAGACAAAGCAAGGCACAGCCTGGCTTAGCTttatggggggcaggggaggcacaCCCACAATGGCAGAAACAAAAAGGTGGGAAACTTGAAACCTGTTCCTAGTGAGCACGGGGAGCCGCTTCTCATACTGGGTCTGCAGGACAGCTCACAGGTTACATTTTACAAACACACTCGGGCCTCATGTTGGGGGGAGGTGTGCTGTCTCTTGAAGACCTAGTTAGGAGGGCATATATTTAAAGGCTGGCAGTTGATTTGTGAGACAGAGAGGCATTAGAAAAGGTTTGAGTAAGGATAATAAGGAGAATCTCATACTGAAAATTTGGGGCCTCTCTATCGTCTTCACTATTCCTGTTGAGGAGGGAGTACATCCTTTTGGGTCTCTATATTCATCCTTGTGGACCAATCCTGGGTAGTAACAGAAAAGTGAGAGCGAGCATGTGACAGAACCACGAGCCCTGGAGGACTAAGGGGGAAGGAGCACTTCCCCTGGGCTCTTGGCCGCACACTGGAaggggggcagagcagagggagagcagccCCTGTAAGCTCCCAGCCCCCGCAGACACGGGCCCAGGGCAGACCTGCCACGTGCCCCAGTGCTTCTCTGCGGTTTTGGGATCACGTCTCCTCGTTCTCTCATTCAGGCTGAGGAGAGGCTTTTGTCAGATATTCCAGCCCCAGAGAGAAATGAATGGTTTTGCTTTGGTAATCACCAGAGAAActccttttttccccacagtCCGTCTTTAAGAACTATGATCATGACCAGGATGGATATATTTCTCAGGAAGAGTTTGAAAAGATTGCTGCcagttttcccttttccttctgtgtGATGGACAAAGATAGGTGAGCGTTTGTGAACGGGAACAGGAGGCTCCTGGTGCTGAGGAGCGAGTGGCTGTCTGGTGTTGGTTCGGACCACCACgaccatgaaaaataaaagtgttttaaatGCGTCAGAATTGAAGGTTTCAAAAATCTGTCAGTTAAGGAATAGTCaactaaaaattaagaaaaccttTAGTGTTCCTTCTTGCTTGATccacagattaagagaaacaatTATTTAATACTTTGCCCATTACTTTTCGGAAGGTTACACAAGCTCTATGTTGGATCTCTGTATAAGATCAAAGGATGGCTGGTGGGCTCCAGTTATGTGTCAGGTAGGGTCCAAAGTCAGAAACCACAGCATAAGGCACTTCTGTCCCTTATagtttccatgtcttttttgagTGTTCAAATTGGCTAGGAAAACTTACTTTAGCCAAGGAACACCTCTGTAGAAATGACTCTTGCCATCTTATCTCCAAATGACGTGCTATCCACGCATCCCTATGGAAAAGCAGGGCTCATGGAGACAATCCCAAATACTACATACTATACCTACCAAAGAAGGGTAAAAACAGAGATGAGTTTCTAAGGCTAGAAGCCACTCTCATTACCCCAGACCCCACTTACACCTTGTCTGtcccttgctggcagggaaggCCTCATCAGCAGAGACGAAATCACAGCCTACTTCATGAGGGCCAGCTCAATCTATTCCAAACTGGGCCTGGGCTTTCCTCACAACTTTCAAGAGACCACCTACCTGAAACCTACTTTCTGTGACAACTGTGCTGGATTTGTAAGTAGTTGTTTGAATGCTTGAGGCTGAACTGGGGGTGGGGTATGAGACAATTTAAATGATTAAGCCAGGCAGAGACCTTACTGCCCTTATCAACCATCCCGGCTTAGAGCCTAAGCAAACACCTAGAATAAGCTCATTCTCAAATGCATGGCTTTTACTTGAACTCCTCTACCATTTCTCCCAAACTGATTTCTTCCTTTGGTCCACGGGCCTGGGACAAATGGTAAGAAATGTTGAACTGCGGATATATTTTTCAAGTAATTATAGTCATATGCTGTTGGTATTGTAAGAAAAAGTATGAGACATCCCTGCCCATTCCCCTTCAAAAGGAACTGCTTTAAGAAGTCATGTGGCTCTGCTCCTCTCTGACCTCCCACCCTGGCTCTCCCAGTCCATGACCCCAGGATTCTACATGCTTATTCTTAGTTTGGAGTCCTGAGAAAGTGGTTAGTTCTTTGACTCATCTACTTCAGGCCTCAGGAAGGCCTCTTAAGTCCATGCTAGTGAATTCTTGAGAATTTTTTACTTTGATCAGCACAAACTCTTCCTATTTGCAATTTAAGGTCAGGAGAGTTAAGATGGGGAAGATAAAGGAGATTTCCTTCCCACCTGAGGAAGAGAACACAATGAGGGAAAATAAAGAATGGATGCCACTGTGTAGCCTCATACTGGACAGATGAATGGTCGCCGGTACACTCTAACCATATCTTGTCTGTCTCATAGCTCTGGGGAGTGATCAAACAAGGATATCGATGTAAAGGTAAGGCTCAGCTTTGTCTACTGTGTTGTTTTCTCTGGTCTCAGAGGCTCTCCTAATAAAGCATTTTTTACCAGAGGAGTTGTCCATTGAATCCACAACTTCTCAGCACAGCTCCCAGCCTCATTCCCGAACTGGTTTCCCTAGAGCACCCACTGAAAGTGACTGCCACCACAGAGAAGAGGAATGGCTGAGCGGCCAGTTATGAAGCTCCCCCACCCTTGCACGGTCCTCTCTCTGTGTGGGCTATCCTGGAAACAGGAAGGGTGGGTCTCCAAAGAAAGGCACTTTGGGAAAAGAAGTATTTACCAAAGGCCCTCGtcagcttttctctcttttttttaagatttcatttatttatttgacagaaagagggagatcacaagtaggcagagagacagacagagagggtgggaagcaggcttcctgccaagcggggaacctgatgcggggctcgatcccaggaccctgggaccatgacctgagccgaaggcagaggctttatttaacccactgagccacccaggtgcccctcagcttttCTCTTTTCAGTAGATTCCTCTGGACCTAACTGTCCTTCCTTATAACTAGAAAAATTCAGGAGTGAAGGAGAGGAGATTTTTATGGCGAGGAAGAAAGAGTAAGATGTAAGAGCTGCGAGCCTCCAGGGGGTCTCTGTAAAGTAGGCAGTGTATGTAGGATGACTAAGAAACCACTTCTCTCCAGGATAGTGGATGCTGCTTCTGATTCCGAGACTCATGATGAGAAGACTACTAGGTGCATAAGGAATAGGAGGTGGCAACTCCAGACTAGAACAGGCATGTGTGACAGGACAGCACTGCACAAACATGGTTTTGAGAGTCTGGAGAAGAAAGCGAAAGACTTCCTGACCAGAGTGTCTTGTCCACAGACTGCGGGATGAACTGCCACAAACAATGCAAAGATCTGGTGGTGTTTGAGTGCAAGAAGCGAGCCAAGAACCCAGCAGCTCCCACAGAGAACAGCCCTGGTGGAGGGCCAACATCTAGCCTTTACCCACTTGGAGCCAAAGACCTGCTCCATGGTAAGTAGGCACAGAGAACACTTATCTTGGAAAATGAAGTGGGAAGGATAAAGTTTTCGGGGAGCAAAGATTActtttgtccttctccctcttagTAAAAACCACCGCAGATACATTTCAAGAAATACATATCACTTTTGGGGACCACAGTTCTGTCACATAAAATACAAATGTGGCAGAAAGCAGCACAAAGGTCAGGTTGTaaaatgggaaattaaaaaaaagaaaaaaatcgcCCTAACACTCCCCAAAAATATAGGGTTGTTATTTTAgggtaaataatttaaatattctgaTACTTGATCAGAGGCTAATTACAATTTTGAGCTTTATTTGGGTAGATACTTCAAGTCAATTTATGTTCCCCTGCGGAAAAATTAAGTACGATCCTTATAAGGTTTCTAGTTTTAGAAGTACTGGTTTAAATTATAACTGTCATTTGGACAACTTTTTGTTGTCCAGAAGCCATTTTCATCACACCAATCCAGTATCTTGGCTATAAAGTTTAGTAAtgaaaaatatgtaacattttaatagaaatgcatgtttcttaaaaaacactttgtttcattttccccaatCCTGGAAGGTAACCTTTTTATCCTCATTAAATGAAAAAGGCCAAACAGAATCTAAAATCTATTTATAAATGTGTTCCAAACAGCCCAGAATTACTGTTGAGTCTTCGTAAAACAATAAATTTAGATGATCAGTAGTCTACCTTACAGCCTACCAATCATCTCAAATATATCCACTCTTTACTTTTCCAAGAAATTATTCCTAATGGTCAATATTCAGGCTGGGTCCTGGGCAAGggtgctgaatgaaagaagttgaatgaagaaaaccagaatgattctctttccttttaccaATTAGTATCATACTAAGGGTCAGACATTTTAAGACACATTTCCACAAAGCTGGAACTTTAACTCTCACAGTTAAGCCACGTCGACTGTACAAATAGGTCCCAAAGAAAATTCGTACCAGCCTGGAGGCCACCTGCATGAGGACCAAAATTTGAATGCTGAGAGCTACCACATTCCAATGTCCACAGCAAACCTGCATGGACCATTTCTCTCCAGAACACTGAAGCAGGGCCTCACTTCAGCGAATCTACAGAAACCAAAATCTTCTAGGCAACCTTTGTGCATATAGAAAAATATCCTGTCGTCAGGGTAGATGTAGCCTGGCACCAGTGGCCATGGCTTCACCAGCAAAAGCCCCTGGACTTCAGGCCCCTTCACTCCCTGAAGAGGGTGCCTGAAAAGGAATCCACTTTGGACCCATGGAACACCTATAGCAACAAAAAGGGTCTCAGTTGAAAATAATAGGTCAATCCT
Coding sequences within:
- the RASGRP1 gene encoding RAS guanyl-releasing protein 1; translation: MGTLGKAREAPRKPSHGCRAATKARLEAKPAGSPVPSHPIPAQITPFRMMVSLGHLAKGASLDELIDSCIQSFDADGNLCRSNQLLQVMLTMHRIIISSAELLQKVITLYKDALAKNSPGLCLKICYFVRYWITEFWIMFKMDASLTNTMEEFQELVKANGEELHCRLIDTTQINARDWSRKLTQRIKSNTSKKRKVSLLFDHLEPEELSEHLTYLEFKSFRRISFSDYQNYLVNSCVKENPTMERSIALCNGISQWVQLMVLSRPTPQLRAEVFIKFIQVAQKLHQLQNFNTLMAVIGGLCHSSISRLKETSSHVPHEINKVLGEMTELLSSCRNYDNYRRAYGECTQFKIPILGVHLKDLISLYEAMPDYLEDGKVNVHKLLALYNHISELVQLQEVAPPLEANKDLVHLLTLSLDLYYTEDEIYELSYAREPRNHKAPPLTPSKPPVVVDWASGVSPKPDPKTISKHVQRMVDSVFKNYDHDQDGYISQEEFEKIAASFPFSFCVMDKDREGLISRDEITAYFMRASSIYSKLGLGFPHNFQETTYLKPTFCDNCAGFLWGVIKQGYRCKDCGMNCHKQCKDLVVFECKKRAKNPAAPTENSPGGGPTSSLYPLGAKDLLHAPEEGPFTFPNGETVEHSEESKDRTIMLMGVSSQKISVRLKRTVAHKATQTESLPWLGTEAPSSSFRLSSPRKTAQDTLYVLPSPTSPCPSPVLIRKRAFVKWENKESLMKSKEDLRHLRPPTYQELEQEINTLKADNDALKIQLKYAQKKIETLQLASKNHVLAQMDHSDCS